The following proteins are co-located in the Spinactinospora alkalitolerans genome:
- the sufU gene encoding Fe-S cluster assembly sulfur transfer protein SufU, protein MKLDTMYQEIILDHYRNPHNKGLRDPYNAEAHHINPTCGDEVTLRVTLTPGDSGDGAVLNGGATVSDISYDSMGCSISQASASVLTDLLTGKTVDEGLRVLEEFTSLMQSKGQGEPDEDVLEDAVAFVGVSQYPARIKCALLAWMAWKDATVQSLDTEKESAS, encoded by the coding sequence ATGAAGCTGGACACGATGTACCAGGAGATCATCCTGGACCACTACCGCAACCCCCACAACAAGGGGTTGCGGGACCCGTACAACGCCGAGGCGCACCACATCAACCCCACCTGCGGCGACGAGGTGACGTTGCGGGTGACGCTGACCCCGGGGGATTCCGGCGACGGCGCGGTCCTCAACGGCGGCGCCACGGTCAGCGACATCTCCTACGACAGCATGGGGTGCTCGATCAGCCAGGCCAGCGCCTCGGTGCTGACCGACCTGCTGACCGGCAAGACCGTGGACGAAGGCCTGCGGGTGCTGGAGGAGTTCACCTCGCTCATGCAGTCCAAGGGCCAGGGCGAGCCCGACGAGGACGTCCTGGAGGACGCGGTGGCCTTCGTCGGCGTGTCGCAATACCCTGCCCGTATCAAGTGCGCCCTGCTCGCCTGGATGGCGTGGAAGGACGCGACCGTGCAGTCGCTCGATACCGAGAAGGAGAGCGCCTCATGA
- a CDS encoding metal-sulfur cluster assembly factor, whose product MTENQTAPAAAEPAGQSGEALLEEISEALKDVIDPELGVNVVDLGLLYGVNVDDGIITLDMTLTSAACPLTDVIEDQATSALDEFGREVKINWVWMPPWGPDKITDDGRDQLRMLGFNV is encoded by the coding sequence ATGACCGAGAACCAGACGGCTCCGGCCGCGGCCGAGCCCGCCGGGCAGAGCGGCGAGGCCCTGCTCGAGGAGATCAGCGAGGCGTTGAAGGACGTCATCGACCCCGAGCTCGGGGTCAACGTGGTCGACCTGGGCCTGCTCTACGGCGTCAACGTCGATGACGGGATCATCACCCTGGACATGACGCTGACCAGCGCGGCCTGCCCGCTGACCGACGTCATCGAGGACCAGGCCACCAGCGCCCTGGACGAGTTCGGCCGCGAGGTCAAGATCAACTGGGTCTGGATGCCGCCGTGGGGCCCGGACAAGATCACCGATGACGGCCGCGACCAGCTCCGCATGCTGGGCTTCAACGTCTGA
- a CDS encoding GNAT family N-acetyltransferase produces MTEQERTRGRRVRADGRGRAVLAYIEDERDGRPWARQVETAGTDPAGLVLELLPGWIVSGTVELGEGLVKRGGRLMRHAHTMRRDLVADPPHPGWAGSAPGPGTRITACDRRAEEIFPAWRAAFPPGHPDHHSCGDEEALTGKLAPLLAGRVLGPLLPCSALAVDARDRVVAGVLVNDNGGLPWVGELFRRPGPAHAGLGALLLRRALARAAADGLAALHLVVSDGNPARRLYDHLGFRPIRTSMTVAVPEDSSGGRAPAAAP; encoded by the coding sequence TTGACGGAGCAAGAGCGCACGCGAGGACGGCGGGTCAGGGCCGACGGCCGGGGCCGGGCGGTCCTGGCCTACATCGAGGACGAGCGGGACGGGCGCCCGTGGGCGCGCCAGGTGGAGACCGCGGGAACCGACCCCGCCGGGCTGGTCCTGGAGCTGCTGCCGGGGTGGATCGTGTCCGGCACCGTGGAGCTGGGCGAGGGACTGGTGAAGCGCGGCGGCCGCCTGATGCGCCACGCGCACACGATGCGGCGCGACCTCGTGGCCGACCCGCCGCACCCCGGATGGGCCGGATCGGCTCCCGGGCCCGGGACGCGGATCACCGCCTGCGACCGCCGCGCCGAGGAGATCTTCCCCGCGTGGCGGGCCGCATTCCCTCCCGGCCATCCCGACCACCATTCCTGCGGCGACGAGGAGGCCCTGACCGGAAAGCTCGCCCCGTTGCTGGCCGGCCGGGTGCTGGGCCCGCTGCTGCCGTGCAGCGCGCTGGCGGTCGACGCCCGCGATCGGGTGGTGGCCGGGGTCCTGGTCAACGACAACGGCGGGCTGCCCTGGGTCGGCGAGCTCTTCCGCCGCCCCGGCCCCGCCCACGCCGGCCTGGGGGCGCTGCTCCTGCGCCGTGCACTGGCGCGTGCGGCGGCCGACGGGCTCGCGGCGCTGCACCTCGTCGTCAGCGACGGCAACCCGGCGCGCCGGCTCTACGACCACCTCGGCTTCCGGCCCATCCGGACCTCCATGACCGTGGCCGTGCCGGAGGACTCCTCCGGCGGCCGGGCCCCGGCCGCCGCCCCCTGA
- a CDS encoding SseB family protein — protein MSTPTPGDPASENQVPGAPDSGGTADFPVNPVEEALGQAIERSRRDGAADGPEEEGDTAPVMHFIETLREGSLWVPLPEGSGMQDDGSVALPTLELEGSSFIPVFTSEEQLRVHSEGLPFTVLPARDLAGVLPQGVGLALNPGNPVSAPIYPESVPALAQE, from the coding sequence ATGAGCACTCCGACGCCGGGAGACCCGGCCTCCGAGAACCAGGTCCCCGGCGCCCCGGACTCCGGGGGCACCGCGGACTTCCCCGTCAATCCGGTCGAGGAGGCTCTCGGCCAGGCCATCGAACGGAGCAGGCGGGACGGGGCGGCGGACGGCCCAGAGGAGGAGGGCGACACCGCCCCCGTCATGCACTTCATCGAGACCCTGCGCGAGGGCAGCCTGTGGGTGCCCCTGCCGGAGGGGTCGGGCATGCAGGACGACGGCTCGGTCGCGCTGCCGACGCTGGAGCTGGAGGGCTCCTCGTTCATTCCGGTCTTCACCTCCGAGGAGCAGCTCCGCGTGCACAGCGAGGGCCTGCCGTTCACCGTGCTGCCCGCCCGCGACCTCGCCGGCGTGCTGCCCCAGGGGGTGGGGCTCGCGCTGAACCCGGGCAACCCGGTGAGCGCGCCGATCTATCCCGAGAGCGTGCCGGCCCTGGCCCAGGAGTAG
- a CDS encoding SGNH/GDSL hydrolase family protein, whose protein sequence is MAIGDSLTEGLDDLGPDGGYRGFADRLAEHLGASEPDFRYANLAVRGRRMRHIFGEQLEQTLKFAPDLVTVHAGGNDVLRPNTDLDLLALDYDRGIRLLREAGIHVVMLSGHDTGWIPVLRVYRGRIAVFSMHLRAIAERNGCDIVDLWSLDALNDPRAWSVDRLHFNADGHHIVAARIADLLGHPFGGREIWANPWPGPLERLPRIIRRRENLKWAREHLVPWLSRRAMGRSSGDGRMPKRPDMTALRDRGPGDEGRS, encoded by the coding sequence GTGGCCATCGGGGACAGCCTGACCGAAGGGCTCGACGACCTCGGTCCGGACGGCGGCTACCGAGGGTTCGCCGACCGGCTCGCCGAGCACCTGGGCGCATCGGAGCCCGACTTCCGCTACGCCAACCTCGCGGTGCGGGGCCGACGGATGCGCCACATCTTCGGCGAGCAGCTCGAACAGACGCTGAAGTTCGCCCCCGACCTGGTGACCGTGCACGCCGGGGGCAACGACGTACTGCGGCCCAACACCGACCTCGACCTGCTCGCGCTGGACTACGACCGCGGCATCCGCCTGCTGCGCGAGGCCGGGATCCACGTCGTGATGCTGTCCGGGCACGACACCGGCTGGATCCCCGTGCTGCGCGTCTACCGGGGCCGGATCGCGGTGTTCAGCATGCACCTGCGGGCCATCGCCGAACGCAACGGCTGCGACATCGTGGACCTGTGGTCGCTGGACGCGCTCAACGACCCGCGGGCCTGGAGCGTGGACCGGCTGCACTTCAACGCCGACGGCCACCACATCGTGGCCGCGCGCATCGCCGACCTGCTCGGCCACCCGTTCGGCGGCCGCGAGATCTGGGCGAACCCCTGGCCGGGCCCGCTGGAACGGCTGCCCCGCATCATCCGGCGCCGCGAGAACCTCAAGTGGGCGCGCGAACACCTCGTGCCCTGGCTCAGCCGGCGCGCGATGGGCCGCTCCTCCGGCGACGGCCGCATGCCCAAGCGCCCGGACATGACCGCCCTGCGCGACCGCGGCCCCGGCGACGAGGGCCGCTCCTAG
- a CDS encoding EAL domain-containing protein — protein sequence MTLHRDSFHASGARSGAALAAEDVHGAESADAVVFRPVVDLDSGAVLAVEVEVPGAVPSIDDPAVQAERLARLARRMASAEPLLPLVLPVPASTVLAGREPFALLEHNLRRAGRRPREVTLMVGPELRDVPREALLRGLGHLREMGFRCGLGTAQVPPDLLLEATPFLFRIDPHLTAGVPGDERRTAVVDGLSRIGRGSSVFPLAADVRSVPQLTRLRQAGVRLAHGPLFAGDDWSPGDRVRAVPDSSMTSTAPGMDVGPRVSEFTVPAVTMAEDATAEEVLDAFTNDTALNSVILLDHRERPVASLDRARFLLSITGPYGHALHARRRAQRLADAPRTVSRGVPAMAALRAAGTDRERVYDDLIAVNEFGQCMGIVHVGDLIRSLSG from the coding sequence GTGACCCTTCACCGAGATTCCTTCCACGCCAGTGGCGCGCGCTCCGGCGCGGCCCTCGCCGCCGAGGACGTCCACGGTGCCGAGTCCGCCGACGCCGTGGTGTTCCGACCCGTCGTCGACCTCGACTCCGGCGCGGTGCTCGCGGTGGAGGTCGAGGTGCCGGGCGCGGTCCCCTCGATCGACGACCCCGCGGTCCAGGCCGAGCGCCTGGCCAGACTCGCGCGCCGGATGGCGTCGGCGGAACCGCTGCTGCCGCTGGTGCTGCCCGTCCCGGCGAGCACCGTGCTCGCCGGCCGCGAGCCGTTCGCCCTGCTGGAGCACAACCTGCGGCGGGCCGGCCGGCGGCCGCGGGAGGTGACCCTGATGGTCGGCCCCGAGCTGCGCGACGTGCCGCGCGAGGCGCTGCTGCGCGGGCTGGGCCATCTGCGGGAGATGGGGTTCCGCTGCGGGCTGGGCACCGCTCAGGTCCCGCCCGACCTGCTGCTGGAGGCCACTCCGTTCCTGTTCCGGATCGATCCCCACCTCACCGCGGGCGTGCCCGGCGACGAGCGGCGGACCGCGGTCGTGGACGGGCTGTCCCGGATCGGGCGCGGGTCGAGCGTGTTCCCGCTGGCGGCCGACGTCCGTTCGGTGCCGCAGTTGACGAGGCTGCGGCAGGCCGGGGTGCGGCTGGCCCACGGTCCGCTGTTCGCCGGTGACGACTGGAGCCCCGGCGACCGCGTCCGCGCCGTCCCCGACTCGTCCATGACCTCCACCGCGCCGGGGATGGACGTGGGGCCGCGGGTCAGCGAGTTCACGGTTCCGGCCGTCACGATGGCCGAGGACGCGACGGCCGAAGAGGTGCTGGACGCCTTCACCAACGACACCGCGCTCAACAGCGTCATCCTGCTCGACCACAGGGAGCGCCCGGTGGCCTCGCTCGACCGCGCCCGCTTCCTGCTCTCCATCACCGGCCCCTACGGCCACGCGCTGCACGCCAGGCGCCGTGCGCAGCGCCTCGCCGATGCGCCGCGCACGGTGTCGCGCGGCGTGCCGGCGATGGCCGCCCTGCGTGCCGCCGGCACCGACCGCGAGCGCGTCTACGACGACCTGATCGCGGTCAACGAGTTCGGCCAGTGCATGGGGATCGTGCACGTCGGCGACCTGATCAGGAGCCTGTCCGGCTAG
- a CDS encoding acyl-CoA carboxylase subunit beta, translating into MTVIDNRVVAAAAPTTEAEDPRDPRVRLAAFFDAGSLRLITAQDDSAALAGAGRINGMPAVAFANDARIQGGAMGTAGCAAIEAAYEHAVRERTPVVGLWHSGGARLAEGVESLHAVGRVFAAMTRASGVVPQISVVLGPAAGGAAYGPALTDIVVMSTGGKVFVTGPDVVRSVTGEQISAEELGGVDAHGRRSGVVHVTAPDDTAAMVQGRRLALLLGHQGQMRTEAVGDIDLGEVLPESPRRAYDVKPLINGVLDAPLGEESIELQAKYAPSIVTALGRLGGRTIGVIANNPLRLGGCLESKSAEKAARFVRMCDSFGVPLVVIVDVPGYLPGVGQEWDGVVRRGAKLLHAFAEATVARVTLVTRKSYGGAYIAMNSRALGATRVLAWPTAEVAVMGPVAAVRILHRKKLAAVAEEERPALEAELAAEHEKIAGGLERARELGVIDDVIEPEQTRSALAEAISTAPPARGAHGNIPL; encoded by the coding sequence GTGACCGTGATCGACAATCGGGTGGTCGCCGCCGCGGCGCCGACCACCGAAGCCGAGGACCCCCGCGACCCGCGGGTACGGCTGGCCGCGTTCTTCGACGCGGGGTCGCTGCGGCTCATCACCGCCCAGGACGACAGCGCCGCGCTGGCCGGTGCGGGACGGATCAACGGCATGCCGGCGGTGGCCTTCGCCAACGACGCGCGCATCCAGGGCGGGGCGATGGGCACCGCGGGGTGCGCGGCGATCGAGGCCGCCTACGAGCACGCGGTGCGCGAGCGGACGCCGGTGGTCGGGCTGTGGCACTCGGGCGGCGCCCGGCTGGCCGAGGGCGTGGAGAGCCTGCACGCGGTGGGCCGGGTGTTCGCGGCCATGACCCGCGCCTCGGGCGTGGTCCCCCAGATCTCGGTGGTGCTGGGCCCGGCGGCCGGCGGCGCGGCCTACGGTCCGGCGCTGACCGACATCGTGGTGATGTCGACGGGCGGCAAGGTGTTCGTCACCGGCCCCGATGTGGTGCGCAGCGTGACCGGCGAGCAGATCAGCGCCGAGGAGCTGGGCGGTGTCGACGCGCACGGCCGGCGCAGCGGCGTGGTGCATGTGACCGCACCCGACGACACCGCGGCGATGGTGCAGGGGCGCCGGCTGGCGCTGCTGCTGGGCCACCAGGGCCAGATGCGCACCGAAGCGGTCGGCGACATCGACCTGGGTGAGGTGCTGCCGGAGTCGCCGCGCCGGGCCTACGACGTCAAGCCGCTGATCAACGGCGTCCTGGACGCGCCGCTGGGCGAGGAGTCGATCGAGCTTCAGGCCAAGTACGCGCCCAGCATCGTCACGGCGCTGGGCCGGCTGGGCGGGCGCACGATCGGCGTCATCGCCAACAACCCGCTGCGGCTGGGCGGCTGCCTGGAGTCGAAGTCGGCGGAGAAGGCCGCGCGGTTCGTGCGGATGTGCGACTCCTTCGGCGTGCCGCTGGTGGTGATCGTGGACGTGCCCGGCTACCTGCCCGGGGTCGGCCAGGAGTGGGACGGCGTGGTACGCCGCGGCGCCAAGCTGCTGCACGCCTTCGCCGAGGCCACGGTGGCGCGGGTGACGCTGGTGACCCGCAAGTCCTACGGCGGCGCCTACATCGCCATGAACTCCCGCGCGCTGGGCGCCACCCGGGTGCTGGCCTGGCCCACCGCCGAGGTCGCGGTCATGGGCCCGGTGGCGGCGGTGCGGATCCTGCACCGCAAGAAGCTGGCCGCGGTGGCCGAGGAGGAGCGTCCGGCGCTGGAGGCCGAGCTGGCCGCCGAGCACGAGAAGATCGCCGGCGGCCTGGAGCGCGCCCGCGAACTGGGCGTCATCGACGACGTCATCGAACCCGAGCAGACCCGCTCCGCGCTGGCCGAGGCCATCTCCACCGCACCGCCCGCCCGCGGCGCCCACGGCAACATCCCCCTGTAG
- the fabF gene encoding beta-ketoacyl-ACP synthase II, with protein MSTTDVVVTGLGATTPLGGDVASTWSALLEGRSGIQTIDEDWVKELPVHFAGVAAEDPSQKLPRHRLRRLDRTQQFSLVAAHEAWADAGSPEIDPLRLGVVVSSGIGGILTILEQYDVFREKGWKRVSPFTVPMLMPNSPSAAVALEFTARAGAHAPVSACASSAEAIADGIAMIRSGRADVVIAGGTEAAIHPLNIASFAAMRALSTRNDDPQRASRPFDANRDGFVMSEGAGIVVLESAEHAAARGARVYAVAAGAGYSDDAHDIVQPDPEGGGQSRAITDALADAGLKPDEIAHVNAHATSTPTGDVGETKAIRIALGDSAADAVAVTSTKSMTGHLLGGAGAVESIATVLTLHHGRIPPTINIDELDPGVTVDIVRDEPRELPTGAVAAINESFGFGGHNIAIAFRRP; from the coding sequence ATGAGCACTACCGATGTCGTCGTCACCGGCCTCGGTGCCACCACCCCGCTGGGAGGTGACGTCGCCAGTACCTGGTCCGCGCTTCTCGAGGGTCGGTCCGGTATCCAGACCATCGACGAGGACTGGGTCAAGGAACTGCCCGTCCACTTCGCCGGCGTCGCCGCCGAGGACCCCTCCCAGAAGCTGCCCCGCCACCGCCTGCGCCGCCTGGACCGCACCCAGCAGTTCTCCCTGGTGGCCGCGCACGAGGCGTGGGCCGACGCCGGCTCCCCCGAGATCGATCCGCTGCGCCTGGGCGTCGTCGTCTCCAGCGGCATCGGGGGCATCCTGACGATCCTGGAGCAGTACGACGTCTTCCGCGAGAAGGGCTGGAAGCGCGTCTCGCCGTTCACGGTGCCGATGCTGATGCCCAACAGCCCGTCCGCGGCCGTGGCCCTGGAGTTCACCGCCCGCGCCGGCGCGCACGCCCCGGTGAGCGCGTGCGCCTCCAGCGCCGAGGCCATCGCCGACGGGATCGCGATGATCCGCTCGGGCCGGGCCGACGTCGTCATCGCCGGCGGCACCGAGGCGGCCATCCACCCGCTCAACATCGCCTCCTTCGCCGCCATGCGCGCGCTGTCCACGCGCAACGACGACCCGCAGCGGGCGTCGCGGCCCTTCGACGCCAACCGGGACGGGTTCGTCATGAGCGAGGGCGCCGGCATCGTCGTGCTGGAGTCCGCCGAGCACGCCGCGGCACGCGGGGCCAGGGTCTACGCCGTGGCCGCGGGAGCCGGCTACTCCGACGACGCCCACGACATCGTGCAGCCCGACCCGGAGGGGGGCGGCCAGTCGCGCGCCATCACCGACGCGCTGGCCGACGCCGGGCTGAAGCCCGACGAGATCGCGCACGTCAACGCGCACGCCACGTCCACCCCGACCGGTGACGTGGGCGAGACGAAGGCGATCCGCATCGCGCTGGGCGACTCCGCCGCCGACGCGGTGGCGGTCACCTCGACCAAGTCCATGACGGGCCACCTGCTGGGCGGGGCCGGCGCGGTGGAGTCCATCGCGACCGTCCTGACCCTGCACCACGGCCGGATCCCGCCGACCATCAACATCGACGAGCTCGACCCCGGCGTCACGGTCGACATCGTGCGCGACGAGCCGCGCGAGCTGCCGACCGGTGCCGTCGCCGCGATCAACGAGTCCTTCGGCTTCGGCGGCCACAACATCGCCATCGCGTTCCGTCGGCCGTGA
- a CDS encoding acyl carrier protein: MAHSEQEILAGLGEIVDEIAGVPADQVTPEKSFVDDLDIDSLSMVEIAVAAQDKFGVEIPDDQLKDLKTVQDVINFVQK, from the coding sequence ATGGCCCACTCTGAGCAGGAAATCCTGGCCGGCCTCGGCGAGATCGTCGACGAGATCGCCGGTGTTCCCGCCGACCAGGTCACCCCGGAGAAGAGCTTCGTGGACGACCTCGACATCGACTCGCTGTCGATGGTGGAGATCGCCGTGGCCGCGCAGGACAAGTTCGGCGTGGAGATCCCCGACGACCAGCTGAAGGACCTGAAGACGGTCCAGGACGTCATCAACTTCGTCCAGAAGTAG
- a CDS encoding beta-ketoacyl-ACP synthase III: protein MNLTPAAPGARVLAFGEHQPGNVVTNADLAQRVDTSDEWIQSRVGIKERRITGDDETVDDMAVAAGGKALAASGLSPDDIDLVIVATCTQEDQIPNSSASVAARLGITAPGAFDVNAACAGFCYALGVASDAVRAGSARHVLVIGAEKLSQWLDWTDRSTCVIFADGAGAAVVGPSEDPGIGPVVWGSSGDRADKIYMRENKYLHQEGQAVFRWTTTELYPVALKALERAGVDPAELTAFVPHQANLRIVEAIARRLGAPQAIVARDIVTAGNTSSASIPLALSRMIGRGELPSGSTVLTLGFGAGLTYAAQVLQTP from the coding sequence ATGAACCTCACCCCTGCGGCACCCGGCGCACGCGTCCTCGCGTTCGGCGAACACCAGCCCGGCAACGTCGTCACCAACGCCGACCTCGCCCAGCGGGTGGACACCTCCGACGAGTGGATCCAGAGCCGCGTCGGGATCAAGGAGCGGCGCATCACCGGGGACGACGAGACCGTGGACGACATGGCCGTCGCCGCCGGCGGCAAGGCCCTGGCCGCCAGCGGGCTCTCCCCCGACGACATCGATCTGGTGATCGTGGCCACCTGCACCCAGGAGGACCAGATCCCCAACTCATCGGCGAGCGTCGCCGCGCGGCTGGGCATCACCGCCCCGGGCGCGTTCGACGTCAACGCCGCCTGCGCCGGCTTCTGCTACGCGCTGGGCGTGGCCTCCGACGCGGTCCGCGCCGGTTCGGCGCGCCACGTTCTGGTGATCGGCGCCGAGAAGCTGTCGCAGTGGCTCGACTGGACCGACCGCTCCACCTGCGTGATCTTCGCCGACGGCGCGGGGGCGGCCGTCGTGGGCCCGAGTGAGGACCCGGGCATCGGGCCGGTCGTGTGGGGCAGCTCCGGCGACCGCGCCGACAAGATCTACATGCGCGAGAACAAGTACCTCCACCAGGAGGGCCAGGCGGTCTTCCGGTGGACGACCACCGAGCTGTACCCGGTGGCGCTGAAGGCGCTGGAGCGCGCCGGCGTCGACCCCGCGGAACTCACCGCGTTCGTGCCGCACCAGGCCAACCTGCGCATCGTCGAGGCCATCGCGCGCAGGCTGGGCGCTCCGCAGGCGATCGTCGCTCGCGATATCGTCACGGCGGGCAACACCTCGTCCGCGTCCATCCCTCTCGCGCTCTCGCGCATGATCGGGCGCGGCGAGCTGCCCTCGGGGAGCACCGTGCTCACCCTGGGATTCGGCGCCGGCCTGACCTATGCGGCCCAGGTACTGCAGACTCCCTAG
- a CDS encoding ACP S-malonyltransferase, whose translation MLVIVAPGQGAQVPGFLSSWLELPGMAERFEHWSAVTGLDLARYGTVADAEEIRDTAVAQPLLVSAGLAAATALLGDLSEAPAAVDAVAGHSVGEFTAAGIAGVLTPEDALALVSERGRGMAEASAATSTSMTAVLGGDREEVLAAIEAAGLTPANDNGSGQIVAAGTTEQLEAFAAAPPARARLRSLSVAGAFHTRHMAPAVERVRALADTTSAADPRVRLLSNRDGAVVTDGRDYLGRLVSQISSPVRWDACTRTLADLGVTAMIELPPAGTLVGLAKRALRGIDLLAVKTPDDLDRARELVKAHTGLVPEAPATDSSAASPVDPEGRAR comes from the coding sequence GTGCTTGTAATCGTCGCTCCCGGCCAAGGCGCCCAGGTCCCCGGTTTCCTCTCCTCATGGCTCGAACTGCCCGGCATGGCCGAGCGCTTCGAGCACTGGTCCGCGGTCACCGGGCTGGACCTGGCGCGCTACGGTACGGTCGCCGACGCCGAGGAGATCCGTGACACCGCGGTCGCCCAGCCGTTGCTGGTGAGCGCCGGTCTCGCGGCCGCCACCGCGCTGCTGGGCGACCTCTCCGAGGCGCCCGCCGCCGTCGATGCGGTCGCCGGGCACAGCGTCGGCGAGTTCACGGCCGCGGGCATCGCGGGCGTGCTGACCCCGGAGGACGCGCTGGCGCTGGTCAGCGAGCGCGGCCGGGGCATGGCCGAGGCATCGGCCGCCACCTCCACGTCGATGACCGCGGTGCTGGGCGGCGACCGCGAGGAGGTGCTGGCCGCGATCGAGGCCGCCGGGCTGACCCCGGCCAACGACAACGGCTCGGGCCAGATCGTCGCCGCGGGCACCACGGAGCAGCTGGAGGCGTTCGCCGCGGCCCCGCCGGCCCGCGCCCGCCTGCGGTCGCTGTCGGTGGCCGGGGCGTTCCACACCCGCCACATGGCCCCGGCCGTGGAGCGGGTGCGCGCACTGGCCGACACCACCTCCGCGGCCGATCCCCGGGTCCGGCTGCTGTCCAACCGCGACGGCGCCGTCGTCACCGACGGCCGCGACTACCTCGGTCGGCTCGTCTCCCAGATCAGTTCGCCGGTCCGGTGGGACGCCTGCACGCGGACGCTCGCCGACCTCGGCGTCACCGCGATGATCGAACTGCCGCCCGCGGGCACGCTGGTGGGTCTGGCCAAGCGGGCGCTGCGCGGCATCGACCTGCTCGCCGTCAAGACACCCGACGACCTCGACCGGGCCCGCGAGCTGGTCAAGGCGCACACGGGCCTGGTCCCCGAGGCCCCCGCCACCGATTCCTCCGCTGCCTCCCCCGTCGATCCGGAAGGTCGTGCCCGATGA
- a CDS encoding PucR family transcriptional regulator, with protein MKTDPTDPTAPGTGAESARAETGGADPETVRAETVRRLERAMGTLGTASVARMESRLSWFRGMSAEDRSWVGLVAQSGVAAFVEWFKNPERGRPAITVEVFGTAPRELTRSFSLQQTVEMIRVVIDVVENQVGELAAPGGEQQLREAVLRYTREVAFSSAKIYARAAEARGAWDARLEALIVDALLHGDREEGLQTWGSALSWSRTPVVAIAGLLGGQKSEGVLDDIRSLARRAGHDVLAGLQGDRIVAVIGVNEQVSGDEPLAAAAPLSGMFGSGPVVVGPPVPDLQSAAWSARAAVNGLRAAVAWPDAPRPVLAEDLLPERALDGDTAARRQLIDEIYLPLRGAGSPLLDTLSVYLEHASSLESTARMLFVHPNTVRYRLSRIAELTGFTPSDGRGSFALRVAVTLGRLAERDGTAGSR; from the coding sequence GTGAAGACGGACCCCACTGACCCGACCGCGCCCGGGACCGGCGCCGAATCGGCTCGCGCGGAAACGGGCGGCGCCGACCCCGAGACCGTGCGCGCCGAGACCGTGCGGCGCCTGGAGCGCGCCATGGGCACGCTCGGGACCGCATCGGTGGCCAGGATGGAGAGCAGGCTCTCCTGGTTCCGCGGGATGTCGGCCGAGGACCGGTCCTGGGTCGGCCTGGTGGCCCAGTCCGGGGTCGCGGCGTTCGTCGAGTGGTTCAAGAATCCCGAGCGGGGCCGCCCGGCGATCACCGTCGAGGTGTTCGGCACCGCCCCGCGCGAGCTGACCCGCTCCTTCAGCCTGCAGCAGACCGTGGAGATGATCAGGGTGGTCATCGACGTGGTGGAGAACCAGGTGGGGGAGCTGGCCGCCCCCGGCGGCGAGCAGCAGCTGCGCGAGGCCGTGCTGCGCTACACCCGCGAGGTCGCGTTCAGCTCCGCCAAGATCTACGCCAGGGCGGCTGAGGCGCGCGGCGCGTGGGACGCCCGGCTGGAGGCGCTCATCGTCGACGCCCTGCTGCACGGCGACCGCGAGGAGGGCCTGCAGACCTGGGGCTCGGCGCTGAGCTGGTCGCGCACGCCGGTGGTCGCGATCGCCGGACTCCTGGGCGGCCAGAAGTCCGAGGGGGTCCTCGACGACATCCGCTCGCTGGCCCGGCGGGCCGGCCACGACGTCCTGGCCGGCCTCCAGGGCGACCGGATCGTGGCCGTGATCGGCGTCAACGAACAGGTCTCCGGCGACGAGCCGCTGGCGGCGGCCGCCCCGCTGTCGGGGATGTTCGGCTCCGGGCCGGTCGTGGTCGGCCCGCCAGTGCCCGACCTGCAGTCGGCCGCCTGGTCGGCGCGCGCCGCGGTCAACGGGCTGCGCGCCGCCGTGGCCTGGCCCGACGCCCCCCGCCCCGTGCTCGCCGAGGACCTGCTGCCCGAACGGGCGCTGGACGGCGACACCGCGGCGCGCCGCCAACTGATCGACGAGATCTACCTTCCGCTGCGCGGCGCCGGCTCCCCGCTGCTCGACACCCTCTCGGTCTACCTGGAGCACGCCTCCTCGCTGGAGTCCACCGCGCGGATGCTGTTCGTGCACCCCAACACCGTGCGCTACCGGCTCAGCCGCATCGCCGAGCTCACCGGGTTCACCCCCTCCGACGGGCGGGGCTCCTTCGCCCTGCGGGTCGCGGTCACCCTGGGCCGCCTGGCCGAGCGCGACGGCACGGCCGGGAGCCGCTAG